The following proteins are encoded in a genomic region of Coregonus clupeaformis isolate EN_2021a chromosome 14, ASM2061545v1, whole genome shotgun sequence:
- the LOC121581261 gene encoding kinesin-like protein KIF21A isoform X5, with translation MSGQDESSVRVALRIRPQLAREKIEGCHICTFCMPAEPQVMLGKDKAFTYDYVFDMDSQQDSIYTHCTEKLIEGCFEGYNATIFAYGQTGSGKTYTMGTGFDVNISDEELGIIPRAVKHLFRGIEERRQAATEQGKPVPEFKINAQFLELYNEEVLDLFESTRDMDGKRQKSTIKIHEDSNGGIYTVGVTTRMVTSEAEMMQCLKLGALSRTTASTQMNVQSSRSHAIFTIHLCQVRVCTPDDSESNETDNRLANSSSEMNSEFETLTAKFHFVDLAGSERLKRTGATGDRAKEGISINCGLLALGNVISALGDRSKRSTHVPYRDSKLTRLLQDSLGGNSQTVMIACISPSDRDFMETLSCLNYANRARNIKNKVMVNQDKASQQISALRTDIARLQMELMEYKTGKRMVGEDGMESINDMVHENSMLQTENSNLRIRVKAMQETIDAQRARLTQYLSDQANQVLAKVGEGNEEIGNMIQNYIKEIEELRAKLLESEAVNENLRKTLSRANTRSSLYGGGGSVSPAHLAPEREASDIIEIAKKDLEKLKKKERKKKKSVVKEEVPDNEQERGNDEAEGDDHVSDHEEGEELEGEDEVYEMEGEESSDESDSEELDEKENFQADLANITCEIAIKQKLIDELENSQRRLHTLKQQYEQKLMMLQSKIRDTQLERDKVLHNMGSVETCTEEKAKKIKLEYEKKLSSMNKEMQKLQSAQKEHARLLKNQSQYEKQLKKLNQDVAEMKKTKVGLMRQMKEVQEKNRASECRRNREIATLKKDQRKQEHQLRQLEAQKRQQDLILRRKNEEVTALRRQARPTSGKVNRKVSLPEPLQDASHRGIPGRPHSAGAAAPNGTPRKYPVRMGSVYTTRTARAKWQSLERRITDIIMQRLTISNMEADMNRLLKQREDLTKRREKVSRKREKITTEGTDTDRSIQSFNEEMDALAANIDYINDSIAECQANIMQMEEAKEEGDTVDVTVVISSCNLSEARFLLDHFLHMAINKGLQAAQKESQVKVMEGRLKQTEINSATQNQLLFHMLKEKAELNPELDALLGNALQEIGYLVVAENGDDSSSDESSTPSPATEGSSLASDLLKLCGEAKPRKARRRTTTQMELLYAGSGEFDSPMGDFSDPLLPLAEAQEGTGDMGTIAGHLGDRELTVSPSALSTRIAGLSGAWCSMGSERRSLERSPLTRRRMLEKGGQPPLDIKEHTPMDPKGHPARETKSHIPTPTAIEKTKITDNKPTLEESLIYQGQRGVINPVSSPKSSHAARLQCVYVAEGHTKPVMCVDCTDDLLFTGSKDRTCKVWNLVTGQEIMSLGDHPSSVVSVRYCSSLVFTVSTAYIKVWDIRDSAKCIRTLTSSGQVSTGDSCVSLRSLSIPPGENQINQISLNITGSYLYSASGNSVRMWDLRKFVSTGKLTGHLGPVLCLTVDQMGNGQDVVLTGSKDHTLKMFEVTEGVQGSIVSCHNFEPPHQEGVVSLAVQGDSLYSSSRDYCIKKWDLSRKRLVQQVASAHSDWVSALGLVPGYPVVLSADRGGLLKLWHADTLAQLGDLRGHDSPVNGLATNSSQLFTASDDRTVKIWQAKGSLEEGIH, from the exons GATTCGTCCTCAGCTGGCGAGGGAGAAGATCGAGGGATGTCACATCTGTACGTTCTGTATGCCCGCCGAGCCCCAGGTGATGCTGGGTAAAGACAAGGCGTTCACGTACGACTACGTGTTTGACATGGACTCCCAGCAGGACAGCATCTACACACACTGCACTGAGAAACTCATCGAGGGATGCTTCGAGGGATACAACGCTACCATCTTCGCCTATGGACAG actGGTTCGGGGAAGACTTACACCATGGGTACAGGGTTTGACGTGAACATCAGTGACGAGGAGTTGGGCATCATTCCCCGGGCAGTCAAGCACCTCTTCAGGGGCATTGAGGAACGACGGCAGGCCGCCACAGAGCAGGGCAAGCCTGTACCCGAGTTCAAGATCAACGCACAGTTCCTGGAG CTGTACAATGAGGAGGTGTTGGATCTGTTTGAATCAACGCGGGACATGGATGGGAAGAGACAGAAGTCCACCATCAAGATTCATGAGGACTCTAACGGAGGCATCTACACTGTGGGAGTCACCACACGCATGGTCACCTCCGAGGCAGAG ATGATGCAGTGTCTGAAGCTGGGTGCTCTGTCCCGTACCACGGCCAGCACCCAGATGAACGTCCAGAGCTCGCGCTCCCATGCCATCTTCACCATCCACCTGTGCCAAGTCAGAGTCTGCACTCCGGATGACAGC GAGTCCAATGAGACAGACAACCGCCTGGCCAACAGTTCCTCTGAGATGAACTCTGAGTTTGAGACGCTGACGGCTAAGTTTCACTTTGTGGACCTGGCTGGGTCGGAGAGACTAAAGAGGACAGGCGCTACCGGGGACAGAGCCAAGGAAGGCATCTCCATCAACTGTGGACTG cttgcGCTGGGTAACGTGATCAGTGCTCTGGGAGACAGGAGTAAGAGGTCCACCCACGTGCCTTACAGGGACTCGAAACTCACCCGGCTACTGCAGGACTCCCTGGGAGGAAACAG TCAAACGGTGATGATAGCGTGTATCAGCCCGTCTGACCGGGACTTCATGGAGACACTGAGCTGTCTGAACTACGCTAACAGAGCCAGGAACATTAAGAACAAGGTGATGGTGAACCAGGACAAAGCCTCCCAGCAGATATCAGCTCTCAGGACTGATATTGCCAGGCTACAGATGGAACTGATGGAGTACAAGACG GGCAAGCGTATGGTGGGGGAGGACGGCATGGAGAGCATCAACGATATGGTCCATGAGAACAGCATGCTACAGACAGAGAACAGTAACCTGAGGATCAGGGTCAAGGCCATGCAGGAGACCATTGACGCCCAGAGGGCCAGACTCACACAGTACCTCAGTGACCAGGCCAACCAGGTTCTGGCCAAAGTGG GTGAGGGGAATGAGGAGATTGGAAATATGATCCAGAACTACATCAAAGAAATCGAGGAGCTCAG AGCCAAGCTCCTGGAGAGTGAGGCAGTGAATGAGAACCTCCGTAAAACCCTGTCCCGTGCCAACACACGTTCCTCCCTGTACGGGGGTGGGGGCTCCGTCTCCCCAGCCCACCTCGCCCCCGAGAGAGAGGCTTCCGACATCATCGAGATAGCCAAGAAAGATCTGGAGAAACTcaagaagaaagagaggaagaaaaaGAAGAG TGTAGTCAAGGAGGAAGTACCAGACAACGAACAGGAACGAGGCAACGACGAGGCTGAGGGG GATGACCATGTCAGTGACCATGAGGAAGGCGAGGAGCTGGAGGGAGAGGACGAGGTgtatgagatggagggagaggagagctcGGACGAGTCAGACTCTGAAGAACTGGATGAGAAAG AGAACTTCCAGGCGGACCTGGCCAACATCACTTGTGAGATCGCCATCAAGCAGAAGCTGATAGACGAGCTGGAGAACAGCCAGCGCCGTCTGCACACGCTCAAACAGCAGTACGAACAGAAACTCATGATGCTGCAGAGCAAGATCAGAGACACACAGCTGGAGAGGGACAAGGTGCTGCACAACATGG GCTCGGTGGAGACATGTACGGAAGAGAAGGCTAAGAAGATTAAGTTAGAATACGAGAAGAAGCTGAGCTCTATGAACAAGGAGATGCAGAAGCTGCAGTCAGCCCAGAAGGAACACGCACGCCTTCTCAAGAACCAATCACAGTACGAGAAACAGCTCAAGAAACTCAACCAGGATGTGGCTGAGATGAAAAAAACAAAG GTGGGTCTGATGCGTCAGATGAAGGAGgtgcaggagaagaacagagcgtCAGAGTGCCGACGCAACAGAGAGATCGCTACTCTGAAGAAGGACCAGCGCAAACAGGAG CACCAACTGAGACAGCTGGAGGCTCAGAAGAGGCAGCAGGACCTGATACTACGCAGGAAGAATGAGGAG GTGACAGCTCTGAGGAGACAGGCGAGGCCCACCTCAGGGAAGGTGAACAGAAAGGTGAGCCTACCGGAACCCCTCCAGGACGCTTCACACCGCGGCATCCCAGGCAGACCTCACTCTGCTGGGGCAGCAGCCCCCAATGGCACCCCAAG GAAGTACCCGGTGAGGATGGGGAGTGTCTACACCACCAGGACAGCTCGGGCTAAATGGCAGTCTTTGGAGAGACGCATCACTGACATCATCATGCAGAGGCTGACCATCTCGAACATGGAGGCTGATATGAACCGGCTCCTCAAG CAACGTGAGGACCTGACCAAGCGAAGGGAGAAGGTGTCTCGTAAGAGGGAGAAGATCACCACAGAGGGGACCGACACGGACCGAAGCATCCAGTCTTTCAACGAGGAGATGGACGCCCTGGCGGCCAACATCGACTACATCAACGACAGCATCGCTGAATGTCAGGCTAACATTATGCAGATGGAGGAAGCTAAG GAGGAGGGAGACACAGTGGACGTTACCGTGGTGATCAGCTCCTGTAACCTATCAGAAGCCCGCTTCCTGCTTGATCACTTCCTGCACATGGCCATCAACAAG GGTCTGCAGGCGGCCCAGAAGGAGTCCCAGGTGAAGGTGATGGAGGGCAGGTTGAAGCAGACAGAGATCAACAGCGCCACTCAGAACCAGCTGCTGTTCCACATGCTGAAGGAGAAGGCTGAACTCAACCCTGAGCTGGACGCTCTGCTGGGCAACGCACTGCAAG AGATAGGTTACCTAGTGGTGG CAGAGAATGGAGATGACAGCAGTAGTGATGAGTCCTCTACGCCCAGCCCAGCCACAGAGGGAAG TTCATTGGCCTCTGACCTCCTGAAGCTGTGTGGAGAGGCCAAACCTAGGAAG GCACGCAGAAGAACAACCACCCAGATGGAGCTGCTGTATGCTGGTAGTGGTGAATTTGACTCTCCTATGGGGGACTTCTCTGACCCCCTGCTACCTCTGGCAGAGGCCCAGGAAGGGACAGGGGACATGGGGACAATAGCAGGACATCTCGGGGACAGGGAACTCACTGTGTCCCCCTCAGCACTGTCCACCAGGATAGCTGGACT TTCTGGAGCCTGGTGTTCTATGGGATCTGAGAGAAGATCACTGGAGCGCTCGCCTCTAACACGCAGGAGGATGCTAGAGAAGGGAGGACAACCCCCCTTAGACATCAAGGAACACACACCTATGGACCCCAAGGGTCACCCAGCAAGAGAGACAAAGTCACACATACCCACGCCCACAGCCATAGAGAAGACCAAAATCACAGACAACAAACCAAC GTTGGAAGAGTCGCTTATATATCAAGGACAAAG AGGGGTGATCAACCCTGTGTCATCCCCTAAGAGCAGCCATGCTGCCAGACTACAGTGTGTCTATGTGGCTGAGGGACACACCAAACCTGTCATGTGTGTCGACTGCACTGATGACCTGCTCTTCACTGGCTCTAAAG atcGTACGTGTAAGGTGTGGAACCTGGTGACTGGTCAGGAGATCATGTCTCTGGGAGATCATCCCAGCAGTGTGGTGTCTGTTAGATACTGTTCCAGCCTGGTCTTCACTGTCTCCACCGCTTACATCAAGGTCTGGGACATCCGAGACTCCGCCAAGTGCATACGCACACTCAC aTCGTCGGGCCAGGTTAGTACAGGGGACAGCTGTGTGTCTCTCAGGTCCCTGTCCATCCCTCCAGGAGAGAACCAGATCAACCAGATTTCTCTGAACATCACGGGATCCTACCTTTACTCCGCCTCTGGCAACTCAGTCCGCATGTGGGACCTCAGGAA GTTTGTGTCTACTGGCAAGCTGACGGGTCACCTGGGTCCGGTCTTGTGTCTGACCGTCGACCAGATGGGCAACGGTCAAGACGTGGTCCTAACGGGGTCCAAGGACCATACCCTGAAGATGTTTGAGGTGACGGAGGGTGTCCAGGGCAGCATTGTGTCCTGTCACAACTTTGAGCCGCCACACCAGGAGGGTGTAGTCTCTCTGGCTGTTCAGGGGGACAGCCTCTACAGCAGCTCCAGAGACTACTGCATCAAGAAGTGGGACCTGTCCCGCAAACGACTAGTACAG CAGGTGGCGAGTGCCCACTCTGACTGGGTAAGTGCGCTGGGTTTGGTGCCAGGGTACCCGGTAGTGCTGAGTGCAGACAGGGGAGGTCTGCTGAAGCTGTGGCACGCTGATACCCTGGCACAGCTAGGAGACCTGAGGGGACACGACAGCCCTGTTAACGGACTGGCTACCAACAGCAGCCAGCTATTCACTGCCTCAGA TGACCGGACAGTGAAGATTTGGCAAGCAAAGGGTTCTTTGGAGGAAGGGATCCACTGA
- the LOC121581261 gene encoding kinesin-like protein KIF21A isoform X3, which translates to MSGQDESSVRVALRIRPQLAREKIEGCHICTFCMPAEPQVMLGKDKAFTYDYVFDMDSQQDSIYTHCTEKLIEGCFEGYNATIFAYGQTGSGKTYTMGTGFDVNISDEELGIIPRAVKHLFRGIEERRQAATEQGKPVPEFKINAQFLELYNEEVLDLFESTRDMDGKRQKSTIKIHEDSNGGIYTVGVTTRMVTSEAEMMQCLKLGALSRTTASTQMNVQSSRSHAIFTIHLCQVRVCTPDDSESNETDNRLANSSSEMNSEFETLTAKFHFVDLAGSERLKRTGATGDRAKEGISINCGLLALGNVISALGDRSKRSTHVPYRDSKLTRLLQDSLGGNSQTVMIACISPSDRDFMETLSCLNYANRARNIKNKVMVNQDKASQQISALRTDIARLQMELMEYKTGKRMVGEDGMESINDMVHENSMLQTENSNLRIRVKAMQETIDAQRARLTQYLSDQANQVLAKVGEGNEEIGNMIQNYIKEIEELRAKLLESEAVNENLRKTLSRANTRSSLYGGGGSVSPAHLAPEREASDIIEIAKKDLEKLKKKERKKKKRLQRLEESHHEVELASVVKEEVPDNEQERGNDEAEGDDHVSDHEEGEELEGEDEVYEMEGEESSDESDSEELDEKENFQADLANITCEIAIKQKLIDELENSQRRLHTLKQQYEQKLMMLQSKIRDTQLERDKVLHNMGSVETCTEEKAKKIKLEYEKKLSSMNKEMQKLQSAQKEHARLLKNQSQYEKQLKKLNQDVAEMKKTKVGLMRQMKEVQEKNRASECRRNREIATLKKDQRKQEHQLRQLEAQKRQQDLILRRKNEEVTALRRQARPTSGKVNRKVSLPEPLQDASHRGIPGRPHSAGAAAPNGTPRKYPVRMGSVYTTRTARAKWQSLERRITDIIMQRLTISNMEADMNRLLKQREDLTKRREKVSRKREKITTEGTDTDRSIQSFNEEMDALAANIDYINDSIAECQANIMQMEEAKEEGDTVDVTVVISSCNLSEARFLLDHFLHMAINKGLQAAQKESQVKVMEGRLKQTEINSATQNQLLFHMLKEKAELNPELDALLGNALQAENGDDSSSDESSTPSPATEGSSLASDLLKLCGEAKPRKARRRTTTQMELLYAGSGEFDSPMGDFSDPLLPLAEAQEGTGDMGTIAGHLGDRELTVSPSALSTRIAGLSGAWCSMGSERRSLERSPLTRRRMLEKGGQPPLDIKEHTPMDPKGHPARETKSHIPTPTAIEKTKITDNKPTLEESLIYQGQRGVINPVSSPKSSHAARLQCVYVAEGHTKPVMCVDCTDDLLFTGSKDRTCKVWNLVTGQEIMSLGDHPSSVVSVRYCSSLVFTVSTAYIKVWDIRDSAKCIRTLTSSGQVSTGDSCVSLRSLSIPPGENQINQISLNITGSYLYSASGNSVRMWDLRKFVSTGKLTGHLGPVLCLTVDQMGNGQDVVLTGSKDHTLKMFEVTEGVQGSIVSCHNFEPPHQEGVVSLAVQGDSLYSSSRDYCIKKWDLSRKRLVQQVASAHSDWVSALGLVPGYPVVLSADRGGLLKLWHADTLAQLGDLRGHDSPVNGLATNSSQLFTASDDRTVKIWQAKGSLEEGIH; encoded by the exons GATTCGTCCTCAGCTGGCGAGGGAGAAGATCGAGGGATGTCACATCTGTACGTTCTGTATGCCCGCCGAGCCCCAGGTGATGCTGGGTAAAGACAAGGCGTTCACGTACGACTACGTGTTTGACATGGACTCCCAGCAGGACAGCATCTACACACACTGCACTGAGAAACTCATCGAGGGATGCTTCGAGGGATACAACGCTACCATCTTCGCCTATGGACAG actGGTTCGGGGAAGACTTACACCATGGGTACAGGGTTTGACGTGAACATCAGTGACGAGGAGTTGGGCATCATTCCCCGGGCAGTCAAGCACCTCTTCAGGGGCATTGAGGAACGACGGCAGGCCGCCACAGAGCAGGGCAAGCCTGTACCCGAGTTCAAGATCAACGCACAGTTCCTGGAG CTGTACAATGAGGAGGTGTTGGATCTGTTTGAATCAACGCGGGACATGGATGGGAAGAGACAGAAGTCCACCATCAAGATTCATGAGGACTCTAACGGAGGCATCTACACTGTGGGAGTCACCACACGCATGGTCACCTCCGAGGCAGAG ATGATGCAGTGTCTGAAGCTGGGTGCTCTGTCCCGTACCACGGCCAGCACCCAGATGAACGTCCAGAGCTCGCGCTCCCATGCCATCTTCACCATCCACCTGTGCCAAGTCAGAGTCTGCACTCCGGATGACAGC GAGTCCAATGAGACAGACAACCGCCTGGCCAACAGTTCCTCTGAGATGAACTCTGAGTTTGAGACGCTGACGGCTAAGTTTCACTTTGTGGACCTGGCTGGGTCGGAGAGACTAAAGAGGACAGGCGCTACCGGGGACAGAGCCAAGGAAGGCATCTCCATCAACTGTGGACTG cttgcGCTGGGTAACGTGATCAGTGCTCTGGGAGACAGGAGTAAGAGGTCCACCCACGTGCCTTACAGGGACTCGAAACTCACCCGGCTACTGCAGGACTCCCTGGGAGGAAACAG TCAAACGGTGATGATAGCGTGTATCAGCCCGTCTGACCGGGACTTCATGGAGACACTGAGCTGTCTGAACTACGCTAACAGAGCCAGGAACATTAAGAACAAGGTGATGGTGAACCAGGACAAAGCCTCCCAGCAGATATCAGCTCTCAGGACTGATATTGCCAGGCTACAGATGGAACTGATGGAGTACAAGACG GGCAAGCGTATGGTGGGGGAGGACGGCATGGAGAGCATCAACGATATGGTCCATGAGAACAGCATGCTACAGACAGAGAACAGTAACCTGAGGATCAGGGTCAAGGCCATGCAGGAGACCATTGACGCCCAGAGGGCCAGACTCACACAGTACCTCAGTGACCAGGCCAACCAGGTTCTGGCCAAAGTGG GTGAGGGGAATGAGGAGATTGGAAATATGATCCAGAACTACATCAAAGAAATCGAGGAGCTCAG AGCCAAGCTCCTGGAGAGTGAGGCAGTGAATGAGAACCTCCGTAAAACCCTGTCCCGTGCCAACACACGTTCCTCCCTGTACGGGGGTGGGGGCTCCGTCTCCCCAGCCCACCTCGCCCCCGAGAGAGAGGCTTCCGACATCATCGAGATAGCCAAGAAAGATCTGGAGAAACTcaagaagaaagagaggaagaaaaaGAAGAG ACTGCAGCGGCTCGAGGAGAGTCACCATGAGGTTGAGCTTGCCAG TGTAGTCAAGGAGGAAGTACCAGACAACGAACAGGAACGAGGCAACGACGAGGCTGAGGGG GATGACCATGTCAGTGACCATGAGGAAGGCGAGGAGCTGGAGGGAGAGGACGAGGTgtatgagatggagggagaggagagctcGGACGAGTCAGACTCTGAAGAACTGGATGAGAAAG AGAACTTCCAGGCGGACCTGGCCAACATCACTTGTGAGATCGCCATCAAGCAGAAGCTGATAGACGAGCTGGAGAACAGCCAGCGCCGTCTGCACACGCTCAAACAGCAGTACGAACAGAAACTCATGATGCTGCAGAGCAAGATCAGAGACACACAGCTGGAGAGGGACAAGGTGCTGCACAACATGG GCTCGGTGGAGACATGTACGGAAGAGAAGGCTAAGAAGATTAAGTTAGAATACGAGAAGAAGCTGAGCTCTATGAACAAGGAGATGCAGAAGCTGCAGTCAGCCCAGAAGGAACACGCACGCCTTCTCAAGAACCAATCACAGTACGAGAAACAGCTCAAGAAACTCAACCAGGATGTGGCTGAGATGAAAAAAACAAAG GTGGGTCTGATGCGTCAGATGAAGGAGgtgcaggagaagaacagagcgtCAGAGTGCCGACGCAACAGAGAGATCGCTACTCTGAAGAAGGACCAGCGCAAACAGGAG CACCAACTGAGACAGCTGGAGGCTCAGAAGAGGCAGCAGGACCTGATACTACGCAGGAAGAATGAGGAG GTGACAGCTCTGAGGAGACAGGCGAGGCCCACCTCAGGGAAGGTGAACAGAAAGGTGAGCCTACCGGAACCCCTCCAGGACGCTTCACACCGCGGCATCCCAGGCAGACCTCACTCTGCTGGGGCAGCAGCCCCCAATGGCACCCCAAG GAAGTACCCGGTGAGGATGGGGAGTGTCTACACCACCAGGACAGCTCGGGCTAAATGGCAGTCTTTGGAGAGACGCATCACTGACATCATCATGCAGAGGCTGACCATCTCGAACATGGAGGCTGATATGAACCGGCTCCTCAAG CAACGTGAGGACCTGACCAAGCGAAGGGAGAAGGTGTCTCGTAAGAGGGAGAAGATCACCACAGAGGGGACCGACACGGACCGAAGCATCCAGTCTTTCAACGAGGAGATGGACGCCCTGGCGGCCAACATCGACTACATCAACGACAGCATCGCTGAATGTCAGGCTAACATTATGCAGATGGAGGAAGCTAAG GAGGAGGGAGACACAGTGGACGTTACCGTGGTGATCAGCTCCTGTAACCTATCAGAAGCCCGCTTCCTGCTTGATCACTTCCTGCACATGGCCATCAACAAG GGTCTGCAGGCGGCCCAGAAGGAGTCCCAGGTGAAGGTGATGGAGGGCAGGTTGAAGCAGACAGAGATCAACAGCGCCACTCAGAACCAGCTGCTGTTCCACATGCTGAAGGAGAAGGCTGAACTCAACCCTGAGCTGGACGCTCTGCTGGGCAACGCACTGCAAG CAGAGAATGGAGATGACAGCAGTAGTGATGAGTCCTCTACGCCCAGCCCAGCCACAGAGGGAAG TTCATTGGCCTCTGACCTCCTGAAGCTGTGTGGAGAGGCCAAACCTAGGAAG GCACGCAGAAGAACAACCACCCAGATGGAGCTGCTGTATGCTGGTAGTGGTGAATTTGACTCTCCTATGGGGGACTTCTCTGACCCCCTGCTACCTCTGGCAGAGGCCCAGGAAGGGACAGGGGACATGGGGACAATAGCAGGACATCTCGGGGACAGGGAACTCACTGTGTCCCCCTCAGCACTGTCCACCAGGATAGCTGGACT TTCTGGAGCCTGGTGTTCTATGGGATCTGAGAGAAGATCACTGGAGCGCTCGCCTCTAACACGCAGGAGGATGCTAGAGAAGGGAGGACAACCCCCCTTAGACATCAAGGAACACACACCTATGGACCCCAAGGGTCACCCAGCAAGAGAGACAAAGTCACACATACCCACGCCCACAGCCATAGAGAAGACCAAAATCACAGACAACAAACCAAC GTTGGAAGAGTCGCTTATATATCAAGGACAAAG AGGGGTGATCAACCCTGTGTCATCCCCTAAGAGCAGCCATGCTGCCAGACTACAGTGTGTCTATGTGGCTGAGGGACACACCAAACCTGTCATGTGTGTCGACTGCACTGATGACCTGCTCTTCACTGGCTCTAAAG atcGTACGTGTAAGGTGTGGAACCTGGTGACTGGTCAGGAGATCATGTCTCTGGGAGATCATCCCAGCAGTGTGGTGTCTGTTAGATACTGTTCCAGCCTGGTCTTCACTGTCTCCACCGCTTACATCAAGGTCTGGGACATCCGAGACTCCGCCAAGTGCATACGCACACTCAC aTCGTCGGGCCAGGTTAGTACAGGGGACAGCTGTGTGTCTCTCAGGTCCCTGTCCATCCCTCCAGGAGAGAACCAGATCAACCAGATTTCTCTGAACATCACGGGATCCTACCTTTACTCCGCCTCTGGCAACTCAGTCCGCATGTGGGACCTCAGGAA GTTTGTGTCTACTGGCAAGCTGACGGGTCACCTGGGTCCGGTCTTGTGTCTGACCGTCGACCAGATGGGCAACGGTCAAGACGTGGTCCTAACGGGGTCCAAGGACCATACCCTGAAGATGTTTGAGGTGACGGAGGGTGTCCAGGGCAGCATTGTGTCCTGTCACAACTTTGAGCCGCCACACCAGGAGGGTGTAGTCTCTCTGGCTGTTCAGGGGGACAGCCTCTACAGCAGCTCCAGAGACTACTGCATCAAGAAGTGGGACCTGTCCCGCAAACGACTAGTACAG CAGGTGGCGAGTGCCCACTCTGACTGGGTAAGTGCGCTGGGTTTGGTGCCAGGGTACCCGGTAGTGCTGAGTGCAGACAGGGGAGGTCTGCTGAAGCTGTGGCACGCTGATACCCTGGCACAGCTAGGAGACCTGAGGGGACACGACAGCCCTGTTAACGGACTGGCTACCAACAGCAGCCAGCTATTCACTGCCTCAGA TGACCGGACAGTGAAGATTTGGCAAGCAAAGGGTTCTTTGGAGGAAGGGATCCACTGA